In the Kaistella sp. 97-N-M2 genome, one interval contains:
- a CDS encoding zinc ribbon domain-containing protein — translation MFFFFGFNKKPVGKEQRKLRKNGLEVNALITVYKKYFELFFIPIIPLGKSYSIYIPHSDEYFEDGFFGKIPPEYLEICKEVGRLY, via the coding sequence ATGTTCTTCTTTTTCGGATTTAACAAAAAACCCGTGGGCAAAGAACAGCGCAAACTCCGGAAAAATGGTTTGGAGGTGAACGCCCTCATCACGGTCTATAAAAAATATTTTGAGCTTTTCTTTATTCCAATTATTCCCCTCGGAAAAAGTTACAGCATTTATATCCCGCATTCCGATGAGTATTTTGAAGACGGATTTTTCGGTAAAATTCCGCCCGAATATTTAGAGATTTGTAAAGAAGTCGGAAGACTCTACTGA
- a CDS encoding DMT family transporter, with translation MTRPRIALFLGILCISIFPVIVKMNLTSGLISAFYRMAIATAIIVPVAVCKNKMRLENPAILRPVLLCGLLFACDIAVWNVSIQKSSATQATLLTNLSPIWVGIFSFAFLGYRPRNSFWLGTAIALTGMIVFVGVDTIMGLKLDLAFFLALLSGLLYAIYILVSKRVLEKIGVIPFMTYSMITSTIFLFAVNVFFGESFVGFSEKAWLSLFVQGIVCQLIAWLLISYATQKMRPTRVSLSLLSQAIFATVLAALFVNEKITSIQMIGSGIILIGIATTFYEKKSKQIK, from the coding sequence ATGACCAGACCCAGAATCGCTTTATTTCTCGGCATTTTATGCATCTCCATCTTTCCGGTTATCGTGAAGATGAATCTCACCTCGGGTTTAATTTCGGCCTTTTACCGAATGGCAATTGCCACAGCGATCATTGTACCCGTCGCGGTTTGTAAAAATAAAATGCGGCTCGAAAATCCGGCGATTTTACGGCCGGTCTTGCTCTGTGGTTTGCTCTTCGCCTGCGACATTGCGGTGTGGAATGTTTCCATTCAGAAATCATCGGCTACACAGGCCACTTTGTTAACCAATCTTTCCCCCATCTGGGTTGGGATTTTTTCCTTCGCCTTCCTCGGATATCGCCCACGCAATAGTTTTTGGCTTGGGACCGCCATTGCCTTAACCGGAATGATCGTTTTTGTGGGTGTCGACACCATTATGGGCTTAAAACTCGATCTTGCCTTTTTCCTCGCGCTGCTGTCTGGCTTGCTTTACGCCATTTATATTTTGGTGAGCAAAAGAGTTTTGGAAAAAATCGGAGTCATTCCGTTTATGACGTACAGCATGATCACCAGTACAATATTTTTATTTGCGGTGAATGTGTTTTTCGGTGAAAGTTTTGTGGGTTTTTCCGAAAAAGCCTGGCTCTCACTTTTCGTTCAGGGAATTGTCTGCCAGTTGATCGCCTGGCTGCTCATCAGTTACGCCACGCAAAAAATGCGGCCGACCAGAGTTTCCTTAAGCCTTTTAAGTCAGGCTATTTTTGCCACAGTCTTAGCCGCGCTTTTCGTGAACGAAAAAATTACTTCCATTCAAATGATAGGGAGCGGCATTATCCTCATCGGGATTGCAACCACTTTTTACGAAAAGAAATCAAAGCAAATCAAGTGA
- a CDS encoding DUF423 domain-containing protein, with product MKNATLIIGAIYGLVSVILGAFGAHALKKVISVEKLASFETGVRYQMYSALFLLVVGYILKFETPSEKWISILMIAGTFIFSVTIYLLAFSEVAAIPTKIVGPLTPLGGLLMIVSWAMLIWYFVKNKV from the coding sequence ATGAAAAATGCAACATTAATCATTGGCGCGATTTACGGATTGGTTTCCGTTATTTTAGGCGCTTTCGGCGCGCACGCTTTAAAAAAAGTAATTTCCGTGGAGAAACTTGCGAGTTTTGAAACTGGCGTAAGATATCAGATGTATTCCGCTCTGTTTTTATTGGTGGTCGGCTACATTTTGAAATTTGAAACGCCCTCCGAAAAATGGATCTCAATTTTAATGATTGCGGGAACATTTATTTTCTCCGTGACGATTTATCTCTTGGCTTTCAGCGAAGTTGCGGCCATTCCGACGAAAATTGTGGGACCTCTCACGCCGCTCGGCGGCCTGTTGATGATTGTTTCCTGGGCGATGTTGATTTGGTATTTCGTAAAAAATAAGGTTTAA